A single Solibacillus isronensis DNA region contains:
- a CDS encoding ATP-binding protein, translated as MESTQPYIKTTKLFLFMLLVGLLTAIGGEIKIIPFEEGPFRFGLGSIIFFFALLIRPLPIVSTGLLTALIVIFGRSLLDIFIYGQSFLTHIFEHLPAGAFYIVFALCFKLIPLDELKKQPLVLGLLATAFEVISNTIEHVLTDILLVSDQETFTSFLLFILVGLLRSYFVVGIYSMITMSEQKKQLKQLMTIHSELYVEALYLQKTMHQIEQLTANSYQLYKKLKSNELQLASEALHIAQEIHEVKKDNERIHAGLSKITTRNYPSNFLLSDLLSFIVEANENYATYLNKSISFTLICPDDFQTKDHIALFAILNNLMANAVEAIEESGYITLNVVVDQDMTSFIVEDNGVGIEAALIPIIFDAGYTSKFNEQGQGSTGIGLSHTKTIVENLQGNIHVTSDTSTCFVVQIPTKNIQKENY; from the coding sequence TTGGAATCGACTCAGCCATATATTAAAACAACTAAATTATTCTTATTTATGCTACTCGTCGGTTTATTGACTGCTATTGGTGGCGAAATTAAAATAATTCCTTTTGAAGAAGGACCTTTTCGTTTCGGTTTAGGGAGCATTATTTTCTTTTTCGCTTTACTGATTCGTCCATTACCGATTGTATCTACTGGTTTATTGACTGCACTAATCGTCATTTTCGGTCGTTCATTACTGGATATTTTTATTTATGGACAAAGCTTCCTTACTCATATCTTTGAACATTTGCCGGCCGGTGCTTTTTATATAGTTTTTGCACTATGCTTCAAACTAATTCCGCTGGACGAGTTAAAAAAACAACCGCTTGTGCTCGGTTTATTGGCAACAGCATTTGAAGTAATATCGAACACGATTGAACACGTTTTAACGGACATTCTACTTGTTTCTGATCAGGAAACGTTTACTTCTTTTTTACTGTTCATCCTCGTTGGATTGTTACGCAGCTATTTTGTTGTAGGCATTTACAGCATGATTACGATGTCAGAACAGAAAAAACAGCTGAAACAGCTCATGACGATTCATTCGGAGTTATATGTAGAAGCATTGTATCTTCAAAAAACGATGCACCAAATTGAGCAGCTTACAGCAAACAGTTACCAGCTTTACAAAAAGCTGAAATCAAACGAATTGCAGCTAGCTTCTGAAGCTTTACATATTGCCCAGGAAATCCATGAAGTAAAAAAAGACAATGAGCGTATTCATGCCGGGCTCTCTAAAATTACGACGAGAAACTACCCGTCAAATTTTCTGTTGTCTGATTTACTAAGTTTTATTGTGGAAGCAAATGAAAATTATGCCACCTATTTAAACAAATCGATTTCCTTTACACTGATTTGCCCAGATGATTTTCAAACAAAAGACCATATTGCACTATTTGCTATATTGAATAATTTAATGGCAAATGCTGTGGAGGCAATTGAAGAAAGCGGATATATTACGCTGAATGTTGTAGTCGACCAGGATATGACTTCTTTTATTGTAGAAGATAATGGAGTTGGTATTGAAGCAGCGCTCATTCCGATCATTTTTGATGCAGGCTATACATCCAAGTTTAATGAACAGGGCCAAGGTTCTACAGGAATCGGTCTTTCCCATACAAAAACAATTGTTGAAAATCTTCAAGGAAATATTCACGTAACAAGTGATACGTCGACTTGCTTTGTAGTGCAAATTCCTACAAAAAATATTCAAAAGGAGAATTACTAA
- a CDS encoding alpha/beta fold hydrolase translates to MNISSNYLNINGVNTHYHEEGTGSETIILIHGSGPGVSALANWRLVIPRLSESYRVLAPDVIGFGETDKLADNNYNIELWVEHLIGFIEKVADEPVYLVGNSFGGALSLHIAYRRPDLVKKLILMGSVGTKHPISDGLDRVWGYEPSLETMKELIKLFSYDQAAANNEELVRMRYEASMRPDVRDAFSAMFPEPRQKMLDEMALEDEQIKQIEIETLIFHGLNDQVIPIEETSYRLIQLLPHAQLHVFNECGHWTQIEKTEPFIENILSFLKNSSNKVYASKK, encoded by the coding sequence TTGAACATTAGTTCAAACTATTTAAATATCAATGGTGTTAACACACACTATCATGAAGAAGGTACTGGAAGTGAAACAATCATTTTAATACATGGATCAGGACCTGGTGTGTCTGCACTTGCAAACTGGCGTTTAGTTATCCCACGTCTTAGTGAATCGTATAGAGTTTTAGCGCCGGATGTTATCGGTTTTGGTGAAACCGATAAATTAGCAGACAATAATTACAATATTGAGCTATGGGTGGAGCACTTAATTGGCTTTATTGAAAAGGTTGCTGATGAACCCGTTTATTTAGTTGGTAATTCATTTGGTGGTGCATTGTCTCTTCATATCGCATATCGCAGACCAGATTTAGTAAAAAAATTAATCTTAATGGGTAGTGTTGGCACAAAGCATCCAATTTCTGATGGTCTAGACCGTGTGTGGGGCTATGAACCAAGTTTAGAAACAATGAAAGAGCTTATTAAATTGTTCTCGTACGATCAAGCAGCTGCAAATAATGAGGAACTTGTTCGCATGCGCTATGAAGCGAGCATGCGCCCTGATGTAAGAGATGCGTTCTCGGCAATGTTCCCGGAACCGCGTCAAAAAATGTTAGATGAAATGGCTTTAGAAGATGAGCAGATTAAGCAAATTGAGATTGAAACATTAATTTTCCATGGCCTGAATGACCAAGTGATTCCAATCGAAGAAACAAGCTATCGATTAATTCAATTACTACCTCACGCACAACTACATGTATTTAATGAATGTGGGCACTGGACTCAAATCGAAAAAACAGAACCATTCATTGAAAATATTTTAAGCTTTTTAAAAAATTCATCGAATAAAGTTTATGCCTCAAAAAAATAA
- a CDS encoding catechol 2,3-dioxygenase, with protein sequence MTKEPMFDVAQLAHFEIYSPKLEESVEFFKNILGMDEVGRRGNSVYMRAYEDHYHNTLIITENDEAGLGHIALRATSAQALERRVAEIEKTGYGIGWIEGDVGHGRAYQFTTPDGHKIELLWDVEYYEAPEDQKTPLLNRPQKRPNRGVPVRRLDHINLLASDTDKNVEFLKEVLGFNLRERIVADDDSSIAAWLSVSNLVHDIAIMGDALGESGRLHHICYWYGFPQHLSDVADLLIEAGYNIEAGPGKHGVTQAAFLYVMEPGGNRVELFGDPGYQIFDPSWRTVEWKGKDLEKSIIWHGSTLPQEFFQYGTPIKSGELVKP encoded by the coding sequence ATGACAAAAGAGCCTATGTTTGACGTTGCACAACTTGCACACTTTGAAATTTACAGCCCTAAATTAGAGGAATCGGTAGAATTCTTCAAAAATATTCTTGGTATGGATGAAGTAGGTCGTCGAGGTAACTCAGTTTATATGCGTGCTTACGAGGATCATTACCATAACACGTTAATCATTACAGAAAATGATGAAGCTGGTTTAGGTCATATTGCTTTAAGAGCTACTTCTGCTCAAGCATTAGAGCGCCGTGTAGCTGAAATCGAAAAAACTGGATATGGGATTGGTTGGATTGAAGGAGATGTCGGTCACGGTCGTGCATACCAATTTACAACTCCAGACGGTCATAAAATTGAGCTTCTATGGGATGTTGAGTATTATGAAGCCCCTGAAGACCAAAAAACACCATTATTAAATCGCCCGCAAAAACGTCCAAATCGCGGTGTGCCGGTTCGTCGCTTAGACCATATCAACTTATTAGCAAGCGATACTGACAAAAACGTTGAGTTCTTAAAAGAGGTGCTTGGTTTTAACTTACGTGAACGCATCGTAGCGGACGACGATTCTTCCATAGCTGCATGGTTAAGTGTAAGTAATTTAGTTCATGACATTGCAATTATGGGCGATGCATTAGGTGAATCAGGTCGCCTGCACCATATTTGCTATTGGTACGGATTCCCTCAGCATTTATCAGATGTTGCAGACCTATTAATTGAAGCTGGCTATAATATTGAAGCCGGTCCAGGTAAGCATGGCGTAACTCAAGCTGCATTCTTGTATGTAATGGAACCAGGTGGAAACCGTGTAGAATTATTCGGTGACCCAGGCTATCAAATTTTTGATCCTTCTTGGAGAACTGTGGAATGGAAAGGTAAAGATTTAGAAAAATCTATTATTTGGCATGGTTCTACCTTACCGCAGGAATTCTTCCAATATGGTACTCCTATTAAATCTGGAGAACTTGTTAAACCTTAG
- a CDS encoding acyl-CoA dehydrogenase family protein, which translates to MTINSLALLEKTLNREELLQKAKEVGELAEKYADQTDFDRKLPDEVMEKVKEAGFHKLLRPKAYGGQDLDYYTFGDIIRTVANYNVSAAWLTYFAIIHETWPAFLDKQGREELFGTGELMADVFAPIGKVVNDGEGYRISGTWNFCSGIPYCDWVALGAIHQLHDGTEPEFGLFIVHKKDFEIVENWDSLGLRGTGSNAVKLDNVYVPANYVFPVTRVVNGATAPDGNYEPDYQIFNVPYLAFFLAGFSHVAIGGVERLIRNFKEKTEHRVRIFNNNTNEKNAGTAQRTLAELNIQLTALKALAKDYADRLHRYQDEGIRVLDEEEREQLFAIRGYIAKTSAEMATRILITLGGNSVYKSDGTERFVRDILTVAAHPTHQYEDAMAGYGSAILGFKGHPTW; encoded by the coding sequence ATGACAATTAATTCTTTGGCACTTCTTGAAAAGACATTGAATCGTGAAGAACTACTCCAAAAGGCAAAAGAAGTAGGTGAGTTAGCAGAGAAATATGCAGATCAAACTGATTTTGATAGAAAATTACCGGATGAAGTCATGGAAAAGGTAAAAGAAGCCGGCTTCCACAAGTTACTTAGACCAAAAGCATATGGTGGGCAAGATTTAGACTACTATACATTTGGGGATATTATCCGAACTGTAGCGAACTATAATGTTTCAGCAGCATGGTTAACATACTTTGCTATTATTCATGAAACTTGGCCAGCTTTTTTAGACAAACAAGGTCGGGAAGAGCTATTCGGCACTGGGGAATTAATGGCCGATGTATTTGCTCCGATTGGTAAGGTCGTAAATGATGGTGAAGGATATCGTATATCAGGAACATGGAACTTCTGCAGCGGCATTCCATACTGCGACTGGGTTGCACTAGGCGCTATTCATCAATTGCACGATGGGACAGAACCAGAATTTGGCCTGTTTATTGTCCATAAAAAAGATTTTGAAATTGTTGAAAACTGGGATTCCCTAGGTTTACGGGGAACAGGCAGCAACGCTGTAAAGTTAGATAATGTCTACGTTCCAGCAAATTATGTTTTTCCGGTAACTCGAGTAGTGAATGGGGCAACTGCACCGGACGGCAATTACGAACCGGATTACCAAATTTTCAATGTTCCCTATCTTGCATTCTTCTTAGCTGGTTTCTCACATGTAGCAATTGGTGGTGTGGAACGCTTAATACGAAACTTTAAAGAAAAAACAGAACATCGTGTTCGTATTTTCAACAATAATACAAATGAAAAAAATGCAGGTACGGCACAGCGGACACTTGCAGAATTAAATATACAACTAACTGCTTTAAAAGCTTTAGCAAAAGATTATGCAGATCGCTTGCACCGTTACCAGGATGAGGGTATCCGCGTTTTAGATGAAGAAGAACGCGAACAGTTATTTGCAATTCGCGGCTATATTGCAAAAACTTCTGCAGAAATGGCCACTCGTATTTTAATCACGCTTGGTGGTAACTCAGTCTACAAGAGTGATGGAACAGAAAGATTTGTTCGAGATATTCTTACCGTTGCTGCTCACCCAACACATCAATACGAAGATGCAATGGCCGGATACGGAAGCGCAATTCTTGGATTCAAAGGACATCCGACTTGGTAA
- a CDS encoding helix-turn-helix domain-containing protein yields the protein MNLKRKNLNDVFHLPKDEALTAFYDRMITIPTTARTALKKELLSIIGEDRSKGVFVRYGWHCGVSDARKAKLYHYEDELELILGGTKFHMLHGYVDRVSVSDIHYDEKNYLKKIDVIWENSFEADEFLADGNLSDRPICHTLCGYASGYLSTVLEKTILVKEVECRAMGYEQCKVICMPLEEWGHQEHEYSYYQSTSIIQELDEITAKLKIERDYLKQANEVQRKLTHALLSKQGLQKIVNLLNESTGLPIFIENETNEVIIKSADVMIDFELEKIDIDTTEFITITPELGILRTPIYFEEQIKGYCSFIYQTGKKPTELEYMIIDKTALTASVILLNENIKIGTEQNIKRSFLSDVLDGKLEQDEIYKIAHYLNFPPTESYWLLTLERTLNHSNISDEIEVNEELIRQIILFLNERNINALVSQKTDKLIILIEYPTFKRLNTVPHTFINQLLKYCLRRFKSYEFYIGASTVIEDLSQINILYNETLAALKAKNPEKHICFYEDLEIEGVLFQIKDEVLIDRFVMQQLGKLLEIDKDYDLTKTIYTYIENGININKTAKALSMSISGLRYRLSKISEILNIGLDDTKRLFSVYMALKVLKVKNQIIF from the coding sequence ATGAATTTAAAGCGAAAAAATTTAAATGACGTATTTCATTTACCTAAAGATGAGGCTTTAACAGCATTTTATGATCGAATGATAACAATTCCAACTACTGCAAGAACAGCATTAAAAAAAGAACTACTGTCAATTATAGGAGAAGATCGCTCGAAAGGCGTTTTTGTTCGATATGGTTGGCATTGTGGTGTTAGCGATGCTAGAAAAGCAAAGTTATACCACTACGAGGATGAGCTGGAATTGATTTTAGGCGGTACAAAATTTCATATGTTGCACGGCTATGTTGATCGAGTAAGCGTATCTGACATTCATTATGATGAGAAGAATTATTTAAAAAAAATAGACGTTATTTGGGAGAATTCTTTTGAGGCCGATGAGTTTTTGGCAGATGGGAACTTAAGTGATCGTCCAATTTGCCATACACTATGTGGTTATGCAAGTGGCTATTTATCCACGGTATTAGAAAAGACCATTCTTGTAAAAGAGGTGGAGTGTCGTGCAATGGGGTATGAGCAATGTAAAGTAATTTGCATGCCTCTCGAAGAATGGGGTCATCAAGAACACGAATACAGCTATTACCAGTCAACTAGCATAATTCAAGAGCTAGACGAAATAACAGCAAAACTGAAAATAGAGCGTGATTATTTAAAACAAGCAAATGAAGTTCAACGAAAATTAACCCATGCACTTTTATCAAAGCAAGGGCTCCAAAAAATCGTCAATCTATTAAATGAATCAACCGGTTTACCAATATTCATTGAAAACGAGACGAATGAAGTGATTATAAAATCAGCAGATGTCATGATCGATTTTGAGTTGGAAAAAATTGATATTGATACTACTGAATTTATAACTATTACACCTGAACTGGGAATACTTAGAACCCCTATTTATTTTGAAGAGCAAATTAAAGGTTATTGTTCATTTATATATCAGACGGGGAAAAAACCAACGGAATTAGAATACATGATTATCGACAAAACTGCTTTAACAGCATCTGTCATTTTACTAAATGAAAATATTAAAATTGGTACGGAACAGAATATAAAGCGAAGTTTTTTAAGCGATGTATTGGATGGTAAATTAGAGCAAGATGAAATTTATAAAATTGCTCATTACCTCAATTTTCCGCCTACTGAATCCTATTGGTTGCTTACATTAGAAAGAACATTAAATCATTCTAATATTAGTGATGAAATAGAAGTAAACGAAGAGTTGATCAGACAAATTATCCTATTTTTAAATGAAAGAAATATTAATGCCCTTGTCTCGCAAAAGACCGATAAACTCATTATCTTAATTGAATATCCAACATTTAAAAGGTTAAATACAGTGCCCCACACATTTATAAACCAGTTACTAAAATACTGCTTACGTCGTTTTAAAAGTTACGAATTTTATATAGGAGCAAGTACGGTTATAGAAGATTTGAGCCAAATCAATATTTTATACAACGAGACATTGGCAGCGTTAAAGGCAAAAAACCCAGAAAAGCATATTTGTTTCTATGAAGATCTGGAAATTGAAGGCGTACTTTTCCAAATTAAAGACGAGGTTCTAATCGATCGCTTTGTAATGCAACAATTAGGAAAATTATTGGAGATAGACAAAGATTACGATTTAACAAAAACGATTTATACCTATATTGAGAATGGCATTAATATCAATAAAACCGCGAAAGCTCTTTCCATGTCTATTAGTGGATTAAGGTACCGCTTATCTAAAATCAGCGAAATTTTAAATATTGGCTTAGATGATACAAAGCGCCTTTTCTCTGTCTATATGGCATTAAAAGTATTAAAAGTTAAAAACCAAATTATATTTTAA
- a CDS encoding acetaldehyde dehydrogenase (acetylating), protein MSNLKVAILGSGNIGTDLMKKIMRSSNLELVAVIGIDPESDGLRKAHEAGFQTFHTGLDGFLDAGVKVEAVFDATSAYTHIKHAEQLRAHNIRAIDLTPAAIGPLIVPTVNLHAHPNADNVNMVTCGGQATIPIIHAVSKLYNVEYAEIVATIASKSAGPATRANIDEFIATTSRAIELVGGAKKGRTVLILNPAEPPIMMNDTIHLLVDRPVEEDTLYEALVQAEQAVQQYVPGYRLKSRPFVEGNRISVFLEVAGAADYLPAFAGNLDIITAASIKIAEEWAKSKALL, encoded by the coding sequence ATGTCAAATTTAAAAGTTGCTATTTTAGGCTCAGGTAATATCGGTACGGATTTAATGAAAAAAATAATGCGTTCATCCAACTTAGAATTAGTAGCAGTAATTGGTATTGATCCAGAATCAGATGGTTTACGCAAAGCGCATGAAGCTGGATTTCAAACCTTTCACACAGGGTTAGATGGATTTTTGGATGCCGGTGTGAAAGTTGAAGCTGTATTCGATGCGACAAGTGCCTATACACATATAAAGCATGCTGAACAATTACGGGCACATAACATCCGTGCCATTGACTTAACTCCTGCAGCAATTGGTCCGCTAATTGTACCTACTGTTAACCTTCATGCTCATCCAAATGCAGACAATGTAAATATGGTGACATGTGGAGGGCAAGCGACAATACCGATTATTCATGCAGTTTCCAAATTATATAATGTCGAGTATGCCGAAATCGTGGCAACTATTGCAAGTAAAAGTGCGGGTCCTGCAACTCGTGCAAACATCGATGAATTTATAGCGACAACTTCGCGGGCAATCGAGCTTGTAGGTGGTGCTAAGAAAGGAAGAACCGTTCTGATTTTAAACCCTGCGGAACCGCCGATTATGATGAATGACACCATTCATTTATTAGTGGATCGACCTGTAGAGGAAGATACTCTTTATGAAGCGCTAGTTCAAGCGGAACAAGCCGTTCAGCAGTATGTTCCCGGCTATCGTCTTAAGTCTCGCCCATTTGTGGAGGGGAATCGAATTTCAGTATTTTTAGAAGTTGCGGGTGCTGCAGACTACCTACCTGCTTTTGCTGGAAACTTAGATATTATTACAGCGGCATCGATTAAAATTGCCGAGGAATGGGCGAAGTCAAAAGCATTATTATAA
- the dmpG gene encoding 4-hydroxy-2-oxovalerate aldolase: protein MKRDVILTEVALRDGSHAMRHQFTEAQVRAAVAGLDAANIPYIEVAHGDGLGGSTIQYGRSLTDEFKLIEAAVETAKHAKIAVLSLPGIATKPDIKRAADLGVSMVRVATHVTEADVSLKHLAYAKELGLETVGFLMMSHMAESRAIVEQAKIMVNGGADVIYIVDSAGALLPNQVMDRVQALKQEIAVPIGFHAHNNLSLAVANSLAAIEAGAERIDGSIRCLGAGAGNTQTEVFVSVLDKMAIQTGVDLYKIMDVAEEIIAPILPQPQEITRGSLVLGYAGVYSSFLLHAQKAAEKFGVDSRDILMEIGRRKAVGGQEDMILEVAAELQKA from the coding sequence ATGAAACGAGATGTCATACTAACAGAGGTCGCTTTACGAGATGGCAGTCATGCGATGCGTCACCAATTCACAGAAGCCCAGGTGCGTGCTGCAGTTGCTGGTTTAGATGCAGCAAATATACCTTATATCGAAGTTGCACATGGTGATGGATTAGGTGGCTCAACGATTCAATATGGCCGCTCTTTAACAGATGAATTCAAATTAATTGAAGCGGCAGTAGAAACAGCAAAGCATGCAAAAATTGCGGTGTTATCATTACCTGGTATTGCAACGAAGCCGGATATTAAGCGAGCAGCCGATTTAGGTGTTTCGATGGTACGTGTAGCAACACATGTCACAGAGGCGGATGTATCTTTAAAACATCTTGCTTATGCGAAAGAGTTAGGCTTGGAAACAGTGGGGTTTTTAATGATGTCGCATATGGCAGAGTCAAGAGCAATTGTAGAACAGGCAAAAATTATGGTAAATGGCGGAGCAGATGTCATATATATTGTAGATTCTGCGGGTGCTTTATTACCAAATCAAGTAATGGATCGCGTACAGGCGTTAAAACAGGAAATTGCTGTACCGATAGGATTCCACGCGCATAATAATTTATCTTTAGCTGTTGCAAATTCATTGGCAGCAATTGAAGCCGGTGCTGAACGTATTGATGGTAGCATTCGTTGCTTAGGTGCGGGTGCCGGTAATACGCAAACAGAAGTTTTTGTTAGCGTACTAGATAAAATGGCCATTCAAACTGGGGTGGACCTTTATAAAATAATGGATGTTGCAGAGGAAATCATTGCGCCTATTTTACCGCAACCACAAGAGATTACGAGAGGCAGTCTTGTACTTGGTTATGCTGGAGTGTATTCAAGTTTCTTATTACATGCCCAAAAAGCAGCTGAAAAGTTCGGGGTTGATTCACGGGATATTTTAATGGAAATCGGTAGACGAAAAGCTGTAGGTGGCCAGGAAGATATGATTTTGGAAGTTGCAGCAGAGTTACAGAAAGCTTAA
- a CDS encoding flavin reductase family protein: protein MDDRLFRDAMGKFATGVTVILTETEGEPHGMTANAFMSVSLTPKLVVISIKENARMLAKIQDSKKFSVNILAENQEDISKIFAGQIKDQQVSFERLADVPVIPGALAQVSCEVSAEYIEGDHTLFIGKVNDITITDGDPLLYFAGKYRNLSTLVEA from the coding sequence ATGGATGATCGTTTATTTAGAGATGCAATGGGGAAGTTTGCGACAGGTGTTACAGTAATTCTAACAGAAACAGAGGGTGAGCCACATGGTATGACAGCTAATGCTTTCATGTCTGTCTCACTTACACCGAAATTAGTTGTTATTTCAATTAAGGAAAATGCACGTATGCTTGCTAAGATTCAAGATTCAAAGAAATTTTCTGTTAACATATTGGCAGAAAATCAAGAAGATATTTCAAAAATATTTGCTGGGCAAATTAAAGACCAGCAAGTTTCATTTGAACGTTTAGCAGATGTTCCTGTTATTCCAGGAGCATTAGCACAAGTTTCGTGCGAGGTATCAGCTGAGTATATTGAAGGTGATCATACATTATTTATCGGTAAGGTAAATGATATTACGATTACAGATGGCGATCCATTGCTATACTTTGCAGGTAAATATCGTAATTTAAGTACATTAGTAGAGGCTTAA
- a CDS encoding FAD synthetase family protein — MKTHFINSQNLHLIQKQATSCVMALGYFDGIHLGHQQVIKTAREEASKRGLPLAVMSFRPHPIDVLSKGQSIVPHLTTPCEKEKRLKQLGVDLFYLVDFTLAFAALTSSQFVEDYLMKLDVVHAVAGFDFSYGVKGVAKLSQIVADSNGEITVTKVECIDYDGEKISSSAIRQRLLAAAVHEIPHFLGDHFNSKVHWDGNKFQQIEKTMLPSAGIYKVILELPNKQLRTYISIDAAGQIQRMERQRRLPKGIFSIHWLQQVEKAVPSKAI, encoded by the coding sequence ATGAAGACGCATTTTATTAATAGTCAAAATTTGCACTTGATTCAAAAACAGGCAACTTCTTGCGTAATGGCACTCGGTTATTTTGATGGGATCCACCTTGGACATCAGCAAGTGATAAAGACAGCTCGTGAAGAAGCGAGTAAGCGCGGACTACCATTAGCAGTAATGAGTTTTCGTCCACATCCTATCGATGTTTTATCTAAGGGGCAAAGCATAGTACCGCACTTAACAACTCCTTGTGAAAAAGAAAAACGGCTTAAACAGCTTGGTGTTGATTTATTTTATCTGGTGGATTTTACATTGGCGTTTGCTGCGCTCACATCTAGTCAATTTGTAGAAGATTATTTAATGAAACTTGATGTTGTCCATGCAGTAGCAGGATTTGATTTTTCCTACGGTGTGAAGGGTGTAGCTAAACTCTCGCAAATAGTGGCTGATTCCAATGGGGAAATTACGGTTACGAAAGTAGAATGCATTGATTATGATGGTGAAAAAATCAGCTCAAGTGCGATTCGTCAACGTTTACTTGCGGCCGCTGTTCATGAAATCCCCCACTTCTTAGGAGATCACTTTAATTCCAAGGTGCATTGGGACGGTAATAAATTTCAGCAAATTGAAAAGACAATGTTGCCATCTGCAGGTATTTATAAAGTAATTTTAGAACTGCCGAATAAACAATTAAGAACATATATTTCAATTGATGCAGCAGGTCAAATCCAACGAATGGAACGGCAAAGACGTCTGCCAAAGGGGATTTTTTCTATTCACTGGTTGCAGCAAGTTGAAAAAGCGGTTCCATCAAAAGCAATTTAA
- a CDS encoding 2-keto-4-pentenoate hydratase — translation MTEGLMSKAIELLDRAYEKHTSVSEPLSILNPLMTIDEAYAIQIQRVEAATSKGEVISGKKIGLTSLAMQNLLGVDQPDYGHLFHSMEVPNEGIVSLSKLFQPKIEGEIAFVLKKDLVGPNVTVEDVLDATDYVIAAIEIVDSRIKDWKISLVDTVADNASCGLYVLGSKKVNVNDIDLKAIHMELIKNDELINEGKGTDVLGDPAFCVAWLANKLHEYNVTLKSGEVILSGALSAAVVAEPGDKFTASFNTLGEVKVQFIK, via the coding sequence ATGACAGAGGGATTGATGTCAAAAGCTATAGAATTATTAGATAGGGCTTATGAAAAGCATACTTCCGTTTCAGAACCTCTTTCTATATTAAACCCTCTGATGACAATTGATGAGGCTTATGCAATTCAGATTCAGAGAGTTGAAGCAGCTACAAGCAAGGGTGAAGTGATTTCAGGGAAAAAAATTGGCTTAACATCTTTAGCAATGCAAAATTTACTAGGAGTGGACCAGCCAGACTATGGGCACCTTTTTCACTCAATGGAAGTTCCGAATGAAGGCATCGTTTCACTTAGTAAACTGTTTCAACCAAAAATTGAGGGTGAAATTGCCTTTGTACTAAAAAAAGATTTAGTAGGACCAAATGTTACAGTTGAGGATGTTTTAGATGCGACAGATTATGTAATAGCGGCCATTGAAATTGTAGATAGCCGAATTAAAGATTGGAAAATAAGTCTTGTAGATACAGTAGCGGATAATGCATCATGCGGATTATATGTACTAGGGTCAAAGAAAGTTAATGTGAACGATATTGATTTAAAAGCAATTCATATGGAACTTATAAAAAACGATGAATTAATTAATGAAGGAAAAGGGACGGATGTATTAGGGGATCCAGCATTTTGTGTTGCTTGGTTAGCGAATAAATTACATGAATACAACGTTACATTAAAATCTGGTGAAGTCATTTTATCTGGGGCTTTATCTGCTGCTGTTGTAGCAGAGCCTGGTGACAAATTTACAGCATCATTTAATACGCTTGGTGAAGTGAAAGTCCAATTTATCAAGTGA